The following coding sequences are from one Rhinoraja longicauda isolate Sanriku21f chromosome 7, sRhiLon1.1, whole genome shotgun sequence window:
- the LOC144595010 gene encoding uncharacterized protein LOC144595010 — MTGSPLRGKTFYSREWALLKLQRCLHGCPGGGVLVTGGPGSGKTALCSELLWPVSEAGRRAALGARAAAHHFCQAQDARTLAVAGFVLSLARQLEECGSLHGYRQRLQLGAAHAALEPGECARDPDHAFKRAVLLPLLDLPPPAQTLFVLVDAVDEDQAGGGDEQRPQSSPSRTIGQLLNTHRHLLPPWLILICSARTESEAACRMFTGFRRLCLDDVRRPAVVLDVQRYILCRLEREEGLRQQLSGGDGAESLGRLQAQSGGCLLYVERVLDAVLAGALRLPELSHIPGGLPGLYLWLCQRLFSRRLFAQVRPLLNVLLAARRPLGPSDLYEAVWGPCGEMTPADFQRRLEAVETLLRPGPRPNPDPEAHPDPRPRRQSRPGTEPRPRLDPRPLLLHQSLARWLVDVKHCTRRYLCSRERGHAALAAWLSRRAHPGGPGPGPEPGLGQELALHLVRSRLQARPWVLALWLLWSGAPLSGQPLASLPPPEPAVLLVLRKAGAYEAEPGPGPGDPHTGPQPGPSLSAGASGEPGSPQRGMGSGLDGDGGGQASELEGGELRVSDSGDRELEAAELLAERDSGELGGHTPLTLAARLGHARLLQRLLDRGADPNQADGRGWTALRWAAWGGHSAAVGALLAAGGTDVDVVDAEGRSALRAAAWAGNRDIALALLRRGADVNRADRQGRTALLAAAYMGHAGTARLLLRLGARVDHRDRDGLSALALAAHCVPAARGAARLVALLLEHGAPAAQRDHRGLSPLLLAAAEGRADVAELLLEAGAPVDQADAQGRSPLQAAASLGRATTVRTLLVWGAAVDGLDAEGRSVLALAAAHGSEAAVRLLLERGLDPNHRDALGWTPLHAACAEGHAAVCRALLEHGARVREADSEGRPPALLAAQEGHGACVRLLLAHGAPLDARGLDGRPVLWLAALGGHAELAAELLGLGACPDGLDSGGRPLLYQLALENRVEAARRLLDRARPDLEARDRDGRTALHVCAWLGLRELGRLLLERGARVDALDRQRRSALHSAAWQGHASLLRLLADSGARVDQACSQGATALGIAAQEGQAEAVRVLLQLGAEPDRADLYGRTPVRIASKRGHAHIVRLLEATRADNPSPDPQAPATPGDASPRSSPSATPNSSLGRSNSSDASSPRSSSTGHSRATAQTLPADSISFAQQIQQHSLPRNRSRLSLLASASSTLPRPDRPGPGPGPGLAEREAPHPVAPSIEYPDPEARPSPDPVSPTDKLRAAREATFTSPATTQSPPGRARENGTPGKMWARAGGGPGLSPQKLSGGGAAQGARPEPLIAITSRDPELALKQAIKLRFEGPTSGYKRETPL; from the exons GGCGGTTCTCCTGCCGCTGCTGGACTTGCCGCCGCCGGCTCAGACCCTGTTCGTGCTGGTGGACGCCGTCGACGAGGACCAGGCGGGCGGCGGGGACGAGCAGCGGCCGCAGTCCAGCCCGAGCCGCACCATCGGCCAGTTGCTGAACACCCACcgccacctcctcccaccctggctCATCCTCATCTGCTCCGCCCGCACTGAGAGCGAAGCCGCCTGCCGCATGTTCACAG GCTTCCGCCGGCTTTGCCTGGACGACGTGCGGCGGCCGGCGGTGGTGCTGGACGTGCAGCGGTACATTCTGTGCCGGCTGGAGCGGGAGGAGGGTCTGAGGCAGCAGCTGAGCGGCGGCGACGGTGCGGAGAGCCTGGGGCGGTTACAGGCGCAGAGTGGCGGCTGTTTGCTGTACGTGGAGCGGGTCCTGGACGCGGTGTTGGCCGGTGCGCTCCGTTTGCCCGAGCTCAGCCACATCCCCGGCGGGCTGCCCGGCCTCTACCTCTGGCTGTGCCAGCGCCTCTTCAGCCGCCGCCTCTTCGCCCAGGTCCGGCCACTCCTTAACGTGCTGCTGGCGGCGCGCCGGCCGCTCGGCCCGTCCGACCTGTACGAGGCGGTGTGGGGCCCGTGCGGGGAGATGACTCCCGCCGACTTCCAGCGGCGCCTGGAGGCCGTGGAGACGCTGCTGCGGCCCGGGCCTCGCCCCAACCCCGACCCCGAGGCCCACCCCGACCCCCGGCCTCGTCGTCAATCCCGGCCTGGGACGGAGCCTCGGCCTCGCCTCGACCCccggccgctgctgctgcaccagAGCCTGGCGCGGTGGCTGGTGGACGTCAAACACTGCACTCGGCGGTACCTGTGCAGCCGGGAGCGGGGCCACGCCGCGCTGGCCGCCTGGCTCAGCCGCAGAGCTCACCCCggggggccggggccggggccggaGCCGGGCCTGGGGCAGGAGCTCGCCCTGCACCTGGTGCGGTCGCGGCTGCAGGCCCGGCCCTGGGTGCTGGCTCTCTGGCTGCTGTGGAGCGGGGCCCCGCTCAGCGGGCAGCCTCTGGCCTCGCTGCCGCCGCCGGAGCCCGCCGTGCTGCTGGTCCTGCGGAAGGCCGGGGCCTACGAGGCGGAGCCTGGGCCGGGGCCGGGGGACCCTCACACGGGCCCGCAGCCTGGGCCCTCGCTGAGCGCTGGGGCCAGCGGGGAGCCCGGGAGTCCGCAGCGTGGGATGGGCTCCGGGCTGGACGGTGACGGGGGAGGCCAGGCCTCGGAGCTGGAGGGCGGGGAGCTCCGTGTATCGGACAGCGGGGACCGGGAGCTGGAGGCGGCCGAGCTGTTGGCGGAGCGGGACAGCGGGGAGCTGGGCGGCCACACGCCGCTCACCCTGGCCGCCCGGCTGGGCCACGCCCGCCTCCTGCAGCGGCTCCTGGATCGCGGCGCCGACCCCAACCAGGCGGACGGGCGCGGCTGGACAGCGCtgcgctgggcggcgtggggcgGCCACTCGGCCGCGGTGGGCGCGCTGCTGGCGGCGGGTGGCACCGACGTGGACGTCGTGGATGCCGAGGGCCGCTCGGCGCTGCGGGCCGCCGCATGGGCCGGGAACCGCGACATCGCGCTGGCGTTGCTGCGGCGCGGGGCCGACGTGAACCGGGCCGACCGGCAAGGCCGCACGGCGCTCCTGGCCGCCGCCTACATGGGCCACGCCGGCACGGCCCGGCTCCTGCTTCGCCTCGGCGCCCGCGTCGACCACCGCGACCGCGACGGCCTCTCGGCCCTGGCCCTCGCCGCCCACTGCGTGCCCGCGGCCCGCGGCGCCGCCCGCCTCGTCGCGCTGTTGTTGGAGCACGGAGCCCCGGCCGCACAGCGCGACCATCGCGGCCTCAGCCCGCTGCTCCTGGCCGCCGCTGAGGGCCGCGCTGACGTGGCCGAGCTGCTGCTGGAGGCCGGCGCGCCGGTGGATCAGGCGGACGCCCAGGGCCGCTCGCCGCTCCAGGCCGCCGCCTCGCTGGGCCGCGCCACCACCGTGCGCACCCTGCTGGTGTGGGGCGCGGCGGTGGACGGGCTGGACGCCGAGGGCCGCTCGGTGCTGGCGCTGGCGGCCGCGCACGGCAGCGAGGCCGCGGTCCGGCTACTCCTGGAGCGGGGCCTGGACCCGAACCACCGCGACGCCCTGGGCTGGACGCCGCTACACGCCGCCTGCGCCGAGGGCCACGCCGCCGTCTGCCGGGCGCTGCTGGAGCACGGGGCCCGGGTGAGGGAGGCGGACTCCGAGGGGAGGCCTCCGGCCCTGCTCGCCGCCCAGGAGGGGCACGGGGCCTGTGTGCGGCTCCTCCTCGCTCACGGCGCGCCGCTCGACGCCCGCGGCCTGGACGGGCGCCCGGTCCTGTGGCTGGCGGCGCTGGGCGGCCACGCCGAGctggccgctgagttactggGCCTGGGCGCTTGTCCCGACGGCCTGGACTCGGGCGGGAGGCCGCTGCTGTACCAGCTGGCGCTGGAGAACCGCGTGGAGGCGGCGCGGCGGCTGCTGGACCGCGCCAGGCCCGACCTGGAGGCCCGGGACCGCGATGGCCGCACGGCCCTGCACGTCTGTGCCTGGCTCGGCCTGCGGGAGCTGGGGCGGCTCCTGCTGGAGCGCGGGGCCCGGGTGGACGCGCTGGACAGGCAGCGGCGCTCGGCCCTTCACTCGGCTGCCTGGCAAGGTCACGCCTCGCTACTGCGGCTCCTGGCGGACAGCGGGGCCCGGGTGGACCAGGCCTGTAGTCAGGGCGCCACTGCGCTGGGCATCGCGGCGCAGGAGGGTCAGGCTGAGGCGGTGCGCGTCCTACTGCAGCTGGGGGCCGAGCCAGACCGCGCCGATCTGTACGGCCGTACGCCGGTCCGCATCGCCAGCAAGCGGGGCCACGCACACATCGTGCGGCTGCTGGAGGCGACCCGAGCCGACAACCCGAGCCCCGACCCTCAGGCCCCGGCCACGCCCGGAGATGCCTCCCCTCGCAGCTCGCCCTCCGCGACCCCAAACTCCAGCCTGGGCCGCTCCAACTCCAGCGACGCCTCGTCGCCGCGCTCCTCATCCACCGGCCACTCGCGGGCCACGGCCCAGACTCTGCCCGCCGACAGCATCAGCTTCGCCCAGCAGATCCAGCAGCACTCGCTGCCCCGCAACCGGAGCCGCCTCTCTCTCCTAGCTTCCGCTTCCTCCACCCTGCCCCGGCCCGACAGACCAGGCCCAGGCCCCGGCCCCGGCCTAGCAGAGAGAGAGGCCCCGCATCCCGTGGCCCCGAGCATTGAGTACCCGGACCCCGAGGCCCGGCCCAGCCCCGACCCCGTCAGCCCCACGGACAAGCTGCGAGCGGCCCGGGAAGCGACGTTCACCTCCCCGGCCACCACCCAGTCTCCCCCGGGCCGGGCACGAGAGAACGGGACACCGGGTAAGATGTGGGCCCGGGCGGGCGGAGGCCCCGGGCTCTCTCCGCAGAAGCTGAGCGGCGGCGGCGCGGCGCAGGGAGCGAGGCCGGAGCCGCTCATCGCCATCACCAGCCGCGACCCCGAGCTCGCCCTGAAACAGGCCATCAAGCTGCGCTTCGAGGGTCCAACCAGCGGCTACAAGAGGGAGACCCCGCTCTGA